DNA sequence from the Geobacter sp. AOG2 genome:
TTACTCGTTTCAGATTGAAATGAACTATCATTGCATGGAAAAGGGTTTCAGGATCGTTGAGGTACCGATCATCTTTATCGACCGGCATGCCGGCACCTCAAAGATGTCCGGCAAGATCGTCAGGGAGGCGGTCACGATGGTATGGAAACTCCGCTTTGGGACGCTCTTCAGACGCCTGATCGGGAAAGGATAATGCCATAATGAACGAAGTGTGGTCTATTGTTACCATCGTCGGGTTTGCCGGATGGCTGTCGGCGACCCTGCTTTTTCTTTTTAAATCGTTCCCCGAACGGGGACGTTTCGAAAGGCGGCCCGCCATGGTGTGGGGGGGCGTCCTTGTCGTATTTTATGCCGTGTGGATCGCCGGGTTGCTGAATGCCTGATACCAATTCCAAGTCAAGGCACTATCTGCGCTGGCTCGTCTCCGGACCCTCACCGCGTCGCCTGTACGCCTTTGTCGCCGCACGCCTCGTCGTCTTGATTTCATTATTGATGTTGAATTGGTTTGAAGCGGTGCGGTCATGAGAGTGCTTGGCATCGACCCCGGTTCACGTATCACCGGTTACGGTATTGTGGAGCAGCAGGGCAATCGTCTCGTTCACGTCGATAACGGCGCTATCTTCACCGACAGCGCCGCTGATTTCCCCGGCCGCCTGAAGAAAATCTTCGACGGCCTATGTTCCGTTATCGCCGAATATCGGCCCGAGGAGGTGGCGGTGGAAAATATCTTTTTTTCGACCAATGTGCAGAGCGCCCTAAAGTTGGGCCAGGCACGGGGCGCAGCCATCGTGGCTGCGGTGCATGCTTGCCTACCGGTGGCCGAATATACGGCGCTACAGGTTAAACAGGCCGTGGTGGGACAGGGAAGAGCCGAAAAAGGGCAGGTGCAGAAGATGCTCAAGGCCCTTCTGGGGTTGCCCGAAATCGCCCAGGCCGACGCTTCCGATGCCTTGGCGGTGGCGGTCTGTCATATCAACTCCTCTGCCTTGAAACAGGTGACAGGGAGCGCTAAACCGTTATCACGGAAACCCAACTCCTGGAGGGACATGAAGCTATGATCGCGCTGCTGACCGGAGTTGTTGCCTACAAATCACCCGATCACATCATCCTTGACGTGCACGGGGTCGGATACCGGGTATTGATCCCCTTTTCCACCTACTACGAACTGCCCGAAGAGGGGGGCGCCGCCTCGCTCCATATCCATACCAGCGTGCGAGAGGACGCCATCCAGTTGTACGGTTTTCGCACCCGCCT
Encoded proteins:
- the ruvC gene encoding crossover junction endodeoxyribonuclease RuvC, whose amino-acid sequence is MRVLGIDPGSRITGYGIVEQQGNRLVHVDNGAIFTDSAADFPGRLKKIFDGLCSVIAEYRPEEVAVENIFFSTNVQSALKLGQARGAAIVAAVHACLPVAEYTALQVKQAVVGQGRAEKGQVQKMLKALLGLPEIAQADASDALAVAVCHINSSALKQVTGSAKPLSRKPNSWRDMKL